CTCCCCACCACAGAAGGGACCTATCCTTATGAAAGCAAAGGTGCTGGTCTTGGATGACAGCAGGTAGTGTGGGTATGGGTGCCGGGggctctgctgctgcctccagtACCTCAGGGATTCTGGAACGCCTCTGTGAAGATTGCTCAGGGAAGGAGAGGCGCTCCTGCCCTCCACCATTGTGAGGCTGGAGTTCAGGGACGTTGCCCTCTTTCCTTACTAGAGAGAGGTGGAAGGGGCCCTCACTGCTTCTTCACCTTCCCCAGGGATCTTTGCATTCAAGTGCTCAAGGGCAGAGGACATCTTCAACCTGCTGCAGGACCTCATGCAGTGTAACAGCATCAACGTGCTGGAGGAGCCAGTTATCATCACTCGGAACAGCCACCCCCCTGAGCTTGACCTGCCTCGAGGGCCCCCACAGCCCATCGGTGAGAGACCCCCACCCCAGGCACCCTCTCATATACACACGTGAGCTCCTCCTGTCTGGGAGGCCCAAGTCAAGGAGCGGGTATGGGACAGCTGGGGTGAGCCAGCCTTCCTGGACATTCTCCCATCATCAGAACCATTCCTGAGGATGGATCAGTCCTGGGCAGGGCCAGTTGGGTGACTCAAGCTGGAGTTGCAGAGTCCTGGGCCTCGGGTCGACTAATGGTTATGGAGCAGACAGGAAGACGTTGGGTTGCCATAGAAACAGCAGTCTGGAGCTTTTTGCTTCCTTCCATCTATTGGCCTAGATCACATACAAAATACACTTCTGACTTGCTGGCGCAGCCATctctgcttgtgtttgtgtggagGTTCCCATGATCTATGCTTGATGGCCACGGAGTCAGACCACACAGCCCTGCTCATTGTATTCCCTGGCCTGTCTGTGAGAGACAGAAGGCTAAAATGACCCCTGTGTTTGTGGGGTTTTCCTGGTGCTCCCTGGCAAAGCCTGCCTGGTCATAGGATGGTCCAGGGGTGACAGGTGTGCCGTCAGTGTTTAAGTAAGTCTATGAGAGAGTAGGAGGTTGGGCCAGCCTCAGGATGGCTTCAAAAGGCAGGGCAGGGTTTGCTTGCAGAGGTACAGGGGAATGGACCAGGTCAGTCATAATAGGGTCCTTGAGAGCTTCTTGCTTGCCATTGGAGGGGTTGCAGGGCAccccacatatgtgtgcatgtgattgCAAATGACTGTCAGATGCTCCCATAACCCTCACCTTGGCTCCTCCTGAACCCACCTCTAGGCTACACGGTCTCCAGCTTCTCCAATGGcttctctggctgccctggagagGGCCCACGGCTCTCCTCAGCTCCTCGCCGCCCCTCCACAAGCAGTCTGCCACACCCCTCGCCTGGGGAAGAGTCCACCCACACCCTCATTGCCTCAGATGAGCAGGTGCACATCATGATGGGTGGGGCCTAGGGAAGCTtgtgagaacagaagagactCCATAGGGCCCTCTCTACGGAGCAGGGGTGGCAACTTGttgagggtgggggtgtgggggttggAGGTGGCAGGAGAAACTCTAGCTCTTTCCCTGTCCTCTCTGGTCCTGTCCCTCTGCCCTCCCCATTCTCCCAGTCCTTGAAACCACTTGATTCACTTAACGTCTTTACCCTGCAGTCTCACACCTATGTTAACACACCAACCGGGGATGAGGAAAGCAGGAGTCGCCACTGTCTGCAGCCACTGCCTGAGGGCAGGGTACCCTTCCCACCACAGACACAGGTTTCCGACCAACGGGACCCACAGGTGTTACTGCAGCCAGGGCAGGTCAAGTTTGTGTTGGGCCCCACCCCTGCTCGTCGCCAGGTGATGAAGTGCCAGAGCCTCTGCCCCAGCATGCAAGACCCTCCccatcacaacaacaacaacgaggGCCCTTCTGAGTGTCCAGCTCAGCCCAAATGCACCTACGAGAATGTCAGCGGGGGCCTGCAGCAAGGGGCTGGCTGGAGACTCAGCCCAGAGGACCGAGGGTGGAGCGGCCTGGCCCACCGCAGGGCCGCCCTGTTGCACTATGAGAACCTGCCCCCACTTCCTCCTGTGTGGGAGAGCCAACAGCCGGGAGGTGAGGCCGGGGATGATGGGGACTCCAGGGATGGGCTTACCCCTTCCTCCAATGGCTTCCCTGATGGCGAGGAGGATGAAACCCCGCTACAGAAACCCACCAGCACCCGGGCCTCTGCCCGCAGCCACAGCAGCTTCCCTGTCCCGCTGACCCGCCGACGAGGCTCCCCAAGGGTCTTCAACTTTGATTTCCGCCGGCCGGGCCCTGAGCCCCCAAGGCAGCTCAACTACATCCAGGTGGAGCTCAAGGGCTGGGGCACAGCCTGTCCCAAGGGGCCCCAGAACCCCCCAGTGTCTGGAGCTCCTGGGCCCACCCCACACCCTGCTCGCAGCTCAGACTCCTATGCCGTGATTGACCTCAAGAAAACGGTGGCCATGTCCAACCTGCAGAGGGCTCTGCCCCGAGATGATGGCACTGTCAGGAAGACTCGGCACAATAGCACCGACCTGCCTCTGTAGACCTGGTcctccacatgcctctgcctacAGCAGGCGGACTCCACCTCACCCACCAGCCCAGGACTCAGCTGCTTTGCAGAAGACACTTCCCTGCATTGCTGGAGTCCCCAAAGATGTCAGCCACTGAGTGTCCAGTTCCCCAAGctggggagaggagggagccatGGTGTAAACTGTGAAGGGTTCTCAAGGTTGCATCTCGCACCCTTCCCTAATGTCTGGTTGTCTAGTCTGTcagctgtctctgtgtttgtgctttcggggttttttctttctttccttccttccttccttcctttctttctttctttctttctttctctctttcttcttcctcttcctcttcctcttcttcttcctcctcctcttcttcctcctcctcctcctcttcttttttggttGGAGTTTTGAGACATTTTGTAcctgttaattttatttatcagtttatttttctatttattgttttaaatgtaacttaacatatttattattaatataattatttttaaattctggctCAGTGAGTGCTCTCATCTGTgcagtgttttctgtttcctggcaGGGTCTAGGTAGGCAGGCAGCCTCACAGAGATAGCAGCTTCATTCACAGCAAATGGGAGTGGGGTTAAAATCTGTGGtcacttctttttctcctctaagAAGCCCTGGCCTAAAACATAAAAGTTTCCAGGGATCGACAAGCTCTTGCTTCTGCTAAGCTGGGAGCTCGCTACTGAGAGCTCAGATGCAGAAGGAATCTGGGAAGAAGTGTGACCCAGGAGATGGTGCTCACCTCGCAGGCTACAGTGGACCGGAAATGGGGGGAGACATTTCACAAGACTCTGAGGCCCCTCCAGGCAAGCCCCAGGGGCCACTGCTGTCCGGAATGTGTTGACTGGAAGGTAGAGCACAGCCTCTCCTCACAGGGCTACCCCAGCGCAACCACACCTGGGTCAGAACCTTCACACAGGGGATTTTGCTAAAATCTCAGAAACTGCCAAGGGAAAACCATACGTGCCTGATTAGCTTCCCAGCTCATCCTTTGGGGCTTTCCTAGAGAACAGCCCAGGAGCACCTAGGGGCCTCTCCTCTGCTCGGCCCACCAGGCCCAGGGAGGGCTCTCGCCCAGCCCCCATCTACATTCAGGCCACCTGGTGCCCTCTTGTGGCAGGGCCCTTCCATCCTCTCAGGGCCCACTGTACCCTCCTCTCTACATTTGACCTAAGGACCCTGCTATGAGCCTCTGTGGGCATGAGTGAGGATAAGAGCCAGTCTGCCCAAGATAGACAGGCCAGCTGCTGTGCAGTGAGCATAGAGCCCTCTTCAGCAAAGCTACAGTCCATGGGGCTCACTGCTTTCCCTCTGCCGCTGTCCAGCCTCTTTCTTTGGCTTCTTCAATGTGAAGATGAGACCAAGAGTCCCTCCTGACCATGAGTGGCACTTACACTTTCTAAAATGGACAGGGGACCGGAAGGACCCAAGGGGACCGCTGCCTTCCCATGAGCTGCTGGCTGcaaagccttttctcctttccaacCTGTTGACCTCTGAACTGGGGGATGGCCCTCTGCAGAACAGGTTCACTTCCGCTGTGGTAGGATGCTAATGGCCCCTCTGGCTTCCCGAGGCAGCTTCGCTGCTGTCCCATGTCCTCTGGTGCAGATCCTGACTGCTTTTTGAGGCCTCCAGTTAGGAAGCCTTATGTTTGTACACAGGAAGATCAAACAGGGTTGAGGGGCCAGAGTGGAGGCAGATATGCTTCTGCCTGGATCAGAGCTTAGGACCTTAGCTATACTTTGACAGGTATGGGTCCATGCTGACTGGtttcctctccatccctccctctgtcatctcttgccctctttctctttcttgcccTCTACCCTCGTGGCAGTGGCATAATGTATACTAAGCAAACACTCCACACTGAGTTACACCCCTAGTCCTCCCAACTCCTCCATGCTAAGGGATGGACACTGCCAAGGGGTGGCCAGAGGTTGGCTATTGTCAAGAGACCAGATTCTGTCCCTGACTCtaccacgcacgcacgcacgcacacacacacacacacacacacacacacacacacacacacatctgtttaCGAGAACTGGGCTTCACTCTGCCCCTGGAAGACATGGAGCTAATGTGACAAATGGCCAGCCCGGTGGTGAATAGGACTCCTCTTTGAAAGCAGACAGATTTCAAATATGATGGCCTGCATCTTTgcttcctagcacttgggaggtagctGCAAGTAGATCtgagtttaaggcaagcctggtctgcatagcaagtgCCAGCATAGCTAAGACTATAGTAAGATCCCGTCTCAACACCAGAAGGCCCAGCTGTTCTGACAACAATGAACAGTTGTCCCCACCCTCCAGGCCCCCCAACTTCAGACTCGCTCCATTCCATTATAGACATTTATCTTCATTCCCTTGCCCCCAGAGGCTGCTCTGATTCCCTGGGTTCCCCAGAACAAGTCACCATTGCTTCACTAAGAAAGCCCAAGAGACAGGCCCCCAGAATTGGCTCCCAGCCCAGTGgggcccttcccttccccctctgcccCTGACCCACATCTACTCCAGGAATTTTCCCCTCCCAGGGAAAGgatagagaggagtggacagcTTCCCTACAGGACGGAATGGGTGGGAGAGTGGGCACAGTGCCCAAGAGGGTGACAGCTGTCCTTGTGATGGGACCTGTCCCACAAAAGTCAGGGCTGGGACCTGGGATGGAATCAGCCATGTTATCCAAAGATCATCAGCCAACATTAGTGGGTGAGCCCCGCCTTTTCTTCTTTAGAAGCAGGTGCCACTGGCCTCCTGGTCTTCCTTCAGGATAGGACAGGATCCAGCATCCTGTCTGTGAGTGACATTTCAGGTTAGACCGGAGAGGCCCTCCCCAAGCCCACCCCTGTGTAATAACAAGGCTTCACCAAATATACACACAACGGCTTTCCACAGAGGTAGAGACCATTTATCTTTGTCAGGCCTCACTGGGCAGGTTTTGTTATCACCCTAGGAGAGGAAACAGCCAGGAGGTGGAGACTCACTTCAGGCTATATGTTAATTATCAGTGTGCACTGAGGCTGGATGCCAGTCGTGTGTccttcccaccccatcccacccctgctCTGGGCCAAGCCTGGCCAGACTGGGGACCGCTCCCCTAGGCCAAACGGTTCCATTCTCAGTAGAACCACATTCTACTTGGAAGTCctttggaattccaggaccttgCCTCGTTACTTACAAAGTGAGCCTGCTCCTCCCAAGCTGCTCAACACTTACAGCTCACCCTGCTTGTACACTCTTGTGCATCCTCGGggacagctctttctatccatGGGAGGGGCCCAGGCAGTAGTGTGGGAGGCTTGACCTCACCTGCCCTGATTTCTCCTTCTTGTGGGTGGAAGGACCTCCCGGGGCAGGCCAGGCTAAAGGATCCTGAATGCTGGCTGCTCCAGCAAATGCCTTAAAGTGAAATCCTACCCAGAGGTGGGGCAGGGTCATGCTCCGTGCTGCTGGTCCTCCAGAAAAGCCATGACAGTCTGTGGTAGAGAAGAGCTAGACCCAAATGAGCAGGGCTCTGCAATATCGAAGCCCAGGAGTGTTAGTTGtttgtcttattgctgtgacaaagatgCCTGAGCACAGTAGGTTATGCAAGGCTTGAGTGGGTGCACAGTCGACCATGGAAGGGAGACGTAAGAGCAGAGTATGGGGCAGCTGCCCCATGGCATCCATGGTGAGGAGCAGGGCAGGGGGAGGGCAGATCAGCGCGCAGCCTCCTTTCTGTCCTGtctgggaccccagcccatggtgctgcccacatttatGGTGGGTCTTCCTATCTCGATTAAACCTAATCTAGAAAGCTGCTCACACACAGGCATCCCCAAAGCTTGGCCTCCTAGGTGATTTTAGGTTTTGTCAAGCTGGCAATCACATTTAACCAGCTCAGGACTGGGAGATGGCTTGTTTATTACACACTGGGTTCATGCAGAGAAAtcaagttcagtccccagtatcCAGCTCACACAGgactgtaactacagctccaggggatccagcaccttcTACACACGGCATGACATGCATGTGCAGAAATTAAAGCAAATCTTAAAAAATGGATTAGCCATCACAACTAGATAGAAGCCCAGCATGTGTGTTCTCCGAGG
The nucleotide sequence above comes from Arvicanthis niloticus isolate mArvNil1 chromosome 17, mArvNil1.pat.X, whole genome shotgun sequence. Encoded proteins:
- the Frs3 gene encoding fibroblast growth factor receptor substrate 3, with product MGSCCSCLDKDSVPHNHPTKFKVTNVDDEGVELGSGVMELTQSELVLHLHQREAVRWPYLCLRRYGYDSNLFSFESGRRCQTGQGIFAFKCSRAEDIFNLLQDLMQCNSINVLEEPVIITRNSHPPELDLPRGPPQPIGYTVSSFSNGFSGCPGEGPRLSSAPRRPSTSSLPHPSPGEESTHTLIASDEQSHTYVNTPTGDEESRSRHCLQPLPEGRVPFPPQTQVSDQRDPQVLLQPGQVKFVLGPTPARRQVMKCQSLCPSMQDPPHHNNNNEGPSECPAQPKCTYENVSGGLQQGAGWRLSPEDRGWSGLAHRRAALLHYENLPPLPPVWESQQPGGEAGDDGDSRDGLTPSSNGFPDGEEDETPLQKPTSTRASARSHSSFPVPLTRRRGSPRVFNFDFRRPGPEPPRQLNYIQVELKGWGTACPKGPQNPPVSGAPGPTPHPARSSDSYAVIDLKKTVAMSNLQRALPRDDGTVRKTRHNSTDLPL